Proteins encoded within one genomic window of Candidatus Woesearchaeota archaeon:
- a CDS encoding helix-turn-helix domain-containing protein, whose protein sequence is MKEIEGVLQRLGFTPAEAKVYLALLQSGPVKVGRIIEKSGLQSSTAHNTLHALLQNGYCTYVLRGKIKIYQAVHPSLILTSYKEKEQEFARLIPRLEILQSLAHEKQEAEIYEGFKGVTTMLNMLIEDAQPGDDYSFFATDQQEYNAEIQAFFERYDRKRKEKLLKVRGLARQELKPLFEKRETLSMRYVGHPIPTNISICHDRMALISWSEKPTGILIQSKPLIESQLRFFKVLWENAHL, encoded by the coding sequence ATGAAAGAAATCGAAGGAGTATTGCAGCGTCTCGGATTTACTCCAGCTGAAGCAAAGGTCTATCTTGCACTCTTACAGTCCGGACCGGTCAAAGTAGGTAGGATTATTGAAAAATCAGGACTCCAAAGTTCAACGGCCCATAATACGCTCCATGCACTTCTCCAAAATGGCTATTGTACCTATGTCTTACGAGGAAAAATCAAGATATATCAGGCAGTTCATCCCTCATTAATCTTAACATCCTACAAAGAAAAAGAACAGGAGTTTGCTCGTCTGATTCCCCGATTGGAAATCCTCCAAAGCCTTGCCCATGAAAAGCAAGAAGCAGAAATCTATGAAGGTTTTAAGGGCGTGACAACTATGCTCAACATGCTTATTGAGGATGCACAACCGGGGGATGATTACTCCTTTTTTGCTACTGACCAGCAAGAGTACAACGCAGAAATCCAAGCCTTTTTTGAACGTTATGATCGTAAGCGAAAAGAGAAACTATTGAAGGTGAGGGGTCTAGCACGACAAGAATTAAAACCCTTGTTTGAGAAACGGGAAACACTCAGCATGCGGTATGTTGGGCATCCTATTCCTACGAACATCAGTATCTGTCATGACAGGATGGCACTCATCAGCTGGAGCGAAAAGCCTACGGGCATACTCATCCAATCAAAACCCCTTATTGAAAGTCAGCTCCGATTTTTTAAGGTGCTCTGGGAAAACGCACATCTTTGA
- a CDS encoding SGNH/GDSL hydrolase family protein has protein sequence MAKHPSPFGPFSQNPVMLGYDTRIFRADKDVGFVFPRRRLITSTGFASLERILKTITFGDTMVIHMGDSSTSGWNSNTVYKGNKDRSAPFFTYKTYAQLVEEQSEVISLNAGVPGYSSLQGRKYLEQLLKQVAVHGIDVSWVTFYFGNNDATYNNHEDKVRLERKKPTPQHDGSRVSLGDYHRHLRDMIETTRDYGAEPMVIMPLVHYDWEPGIRSIHYRTEFEEALGKLERDVWQDVQRAIEEFRAGNYERALELDRTLPRIKPPYQQALRDIAHEMDVPIIDVQAAIPRTDNEAYFADYCHPLEPANQMIADAFFAITGIEKGQRKERKDSSTPLRYRIFEGGIHVLGHFFRHRKDIQQQQPDSNIYTLS, from the coding sequence ATGGCAAAACATCCATCTCCTTTCGGACCTTTTTCACAGAATCCGGTTATGCTCGGGTATGATACCCGTATCTTCAGAGCAGATAAGGATGTTGGGTTTGTGTTTCCACGAAGGAGATTAATCACCTCAACGGGCTTTGCTTCTTTAGAGAGAATCCTCAAGACCATTACCTTCGGAGATACAATGGTTATCCATATGGGGGACTCCTCAACCTCAGGATGGAACAGTAATACGGTGTATAAAGGTAACAAAGATCGAAGCGCACCTTTTTTTACCTACAAGACATACGCACAACTCGTCGAAGAACAAAGCGAGGTTATCAGTCTCAATGCCGGAGTTCCTGGATATTCTAGTCTTCAGGGAAGAAAATATCTTGAACAACTCTTGAAGCAAGTTGCTGTTCACGGTATTGATGTTTCTTGGGTAACGTTTTATTTTGGAAATAATGATGCAACCTACAATAACCATGAAGATAAGGTCCGCTTGGAAAGGAAAAAACCAACTCCGCAACATGACGGTTCTCGGGTAAGTCTTGGAGATTACCACAGACATCTCCGAGATATGATTGAAACAACTCGTGATTATGGTGCAGAGCCAATGGTGATCATGCCTCTTGTTCATTATGATTGGGAACCGGGCATACGATCTATCCATTATAGAACAGAATTTGAGGAAGCATTAGGAAAATTAGAAAGAGACGTGTGGCAGGATGTACAACGAGCGATAGAGGAATTTAGGGCAGGAAACTATGAACGAGCTCTGGAATTAGATAGAACTCTTCCAAGGATTAAGCCCCCCTATCAACAGGCATTGCGAGACATCGCACACGAAATGGATGTTCCTATAATTGATGTGCAAGCAGCAATACCACGAACTGATAATGAAGCATATTTTGCGGATTATTGTCATCCGTTAGAGCCGGCAAATCAAATGATTGCCGATGCGTTCTTTGCAATAACAGGGATTGAAAAAGGACAGAGGAAAGAAAGAAAAGACAGCAGCACACCATTACGTTACCGAATATTCGAAGGAGGAATTCATGTCTTAGGGCATTTTTTTCGACACAGAAAAGACATTCAGCAGCAACAGCCCGACAGCAATATCTATACCTTATCCTAA
- a CDS encoding AbrB/MazE/SpoVT family DNA-binding domain-containing protein, giving the protein MEFEITTLGERGQVVIPQSFRDYMNVHKGDKFMVLQRGELLVLKKIRAPSMEDFDNMLKKTQAHAKKHALTEKDLQEAIKKARNK; this is encoded by the coding sequence ATGGAATTTGAAATAACTACACTTGGAGAAAGGGGACAAGTGGTAATCCCTCAATCATTTAGAGATTATATGAACGTCCATAAAGGAGATAAATTTATGGTATTACAAAGAGGAGAACTGCTTGTACTCAAAAAAATACGTGCCCCCAGCATGGAAGACTTTGATAACATGTTAAAGAAAACTCAGGCTCATGCAAAGAAACATGCCTTGACAGAGAAAGATCTACAAGAAGCAATAAAAAAGGCACGTAACAAATGA
- a CDS encoding putative toxin-antitoxin system toxin component, PIN family, with amino-acid sequence MRVVLDTNVFVSGIHWAGSSEKILRAWMNKEFELVSSLPIIEELVRVLMCFKVPLDPDDISWWESLILEKVIIAIPTEKINVVTDPDDNKFVEAALEGRAEYIVSQDKHLLILKEYRGIKIIHPNEFLKILKRRR; translated from the coding sequence ATGAGAGTTGTTTTAGACACGAATGTCTTTGTTTCTGGCATTCATTGGGCCGGTTCATCAGAAAAAATTTTGCGAGCATGGATGAACAAAGAGTTTGAATTAGTATCCTCTTTGCCAATAATCGAGGAATTAGTAAGAGTTTTAATGTGTTTTAAAGTGCCGCTTGATCCAGATGATATTTCTTGGTGGGAAAGTTTGATATTGGAGAAAGTAATTATTGCTATTCCTACCGAAAAAATTAATGTTGTAACCGACCCCGATGATAATAAATTTGTTGAAGCAGCGTTGGAAGGAAGGGCTGAATATATTGTAAGCCAAGATAAACATTTATTGATTTTGAAGGAGTATAGGGGAATTAAAATCATTCATCCAAATGAATTCTTGAAGATATTAAAACGAAGAAGGTGA
- the thiD gene encoding bifunctional hydroxymethylpyrimidine kinase/phosphomethylpyrimidine kinase — protein MNKDIPKALTIAGSDSGGGAGIQADLKTFAMLGVHGSCVITALTAQNTREVTAVHNIPLEMITAQLDAVMVDIGADAVKIGMLSNAAIITTVVAGLQKHHLKNIIVDPVMIAASGAKLLEDQAIATLKRELIPHAALITPNIPEAEILVGHPLKTPKAIEEAGKELLCLGCAAVLIKGGHATTNTTTNDVKDYFFDGTDLHVFTNKRFAKEGHGTGCTLSSAITAYLARGMTMKDAVQHAIAYVHGAIKHGYKVGACNYVLDHGWQQKKAS, from the coding sequence ATGAACAAGGATATTCCAAAGGCATTGACCATTGCAGGTTCTGATTCTGGTGGTGGGGCTGGCATTCAAGCGGATTTGAAGACCTTTGCCATGCTCGGTGTGCATGGATCGTGTGTCATTACCGCATTAACTGCACAAAACACCAGAGAGGTAACTGCTGTTCATAATATTCCCCTCGAGATGATTACTGCACAGCTTGATGCAGTTATGGTAGATATTGGAGCAGACGCTGTGAAGATAGGTATGCTCTCGAATGCAGCGATTATTACAACGGTTGTTGCAGGATTGCAGAAACACCACCTGAAAAATATTATTGTAGACCCGGTTATGATTGCTGCTAGTGGAGCGAAACTCTTGGAGGATCAAGCCATTGCTACATTGAAGCGTGAACTTATCCCTCATGCAGCGTTGATTACTCCCAATATTCCTGAAGCTGAAATTTTAGTTGGCCATCCTCTGAAGACCCCGAAGGCAATAGAAGAGGCAGGCAAAGAACTTCTTTGTCTTGGGTGTGCTGCAGTGCTTATCAAAGGAGGACATGCCACGACAAATACCACAACAAACGATGTTAAAGATTATTTTTTTGATGGCACTGACCTTCATGTCTTCACTAACAAACGGTTTGCAAAAGAAGGACATGGCACGGGTTGTACGTTATCGTCAGCCATTACCGCTTACCTCGCAAGAGGTATGACTATGAAAGATGCAGTTCAGCATGCAATTGCGTATGTCCACGGTGCAATCAAACACGGTTATAAGGTAGGTGCCTGTAACTATGTGCTGGATCATGGCTGGCAACAGAAAAAAGCGTCATAA
- a CDS encoding class I SAM-dependent methyltransferase — MDTYRETHNNYEHGVAWHMQKSFTYNWKTQIERFAQELKGKNILDVGCGGGRDIQEFLKRGFVVDGIDYSKKTIEECKKKLQGAYPSVQLWVRDMRETNLPSAQYDGIWACASLLHLPKNDVARALTEWKRLLKKDGLLFVSVKEGKGEMMLPDKIGKRFFSFFTIDELKELLESTGFTILHAERVLDTVLTGHRAGGKKPAWICVYAKNSSPQ; from the coding sequence ATGGATACCTACCGAGAAACGCACAACAATTATGAGCATGGTGTTGCATGGCATATGCAAAAGAGCTTTACCTATAATTGGAAAACACAAATTGAACGGTTTGCTCAAGAACTTAAGGGTAAAAATATTCTCGATGTTGGTTGTGGTGGTGGAAGGGACATTCAAGAATTTCTCAAAAGAGGATTTGTCGTTGATGGCATTGATTATTCTAAAAAAACAATCGAGGAATGCAAGAAAAAATTACAAGGTGCATATCCGAGTGTTCAATTATGGGTTAGAGATATGCGAGAGACAAATTTGCCCTCTGCACAATATGATGGTATCTGGGCATGTGCCTCTCTTCTCCATCTACCAAAGAACGATGTTGCACGAGCACTTACTGAATGGAAAAGATTACTCAAAAAAGACGGGCTGTTATTTGTTTCGGTTAAAGAAGGGAAGGGAGAAATGATGCTGCCTGACAAGATCGGAAAAAGGTTCTTCAGCTTCTTTACCATTGATGAGCTAAAAGAACTGCTTGAATCAACTGGGTTTACCATACTCCATGCAGAAAGAGTTTTGGATACTGTGCTAACGGGGCACAGAGCTGGAGGGAAAAAACCAGCCTGGATCTGTGTGTATGCCAAGAATTCTTCACCACAATAA
- a CDS encoding cupredoxin domain-containing protein, with product MQYLSYLMMYVLYFAVIIIVSVYVYKSRKIIDEMHGMMIGMTLGMLTGLITATLFLIPTGNFLYGVIIGSIVGLLFGIPFGKLGGHLGIMEGIIAGPMGGMMGAMLGQMVRPFSIEIFIPFFTLVFLLTVVGITYAVNCRLNIHNGGEHTQQHRNDILPRKLLLLWSFITLFLLIASIVLPFSLEPNKKTSPSVTDLLAKTSEKDNNTGQLPSYLQELMKEERQEAIIRGDYQEIDLRIGASKYSPNVIVAIKGIPLKINLYADENAGCTREIVFPDFNVDKIVPAGGKESIEIMPQEAGEFPFRCSMDMVRGKLIIQ from the coding sequence ATGCAATATCTTTCGTATCTGATGATGTATGTCTTGTACTTTGCAGTCATCATTATTGTTTCTGTCTATGTCTACAAATCACGGAAGATCATCGATGAAATGCACGGTATGATGATCGGCATGACCTTAGGCATGCTCACGGGTTTAATAACCGCAACACTCTTTCTCATACCAACAGGCAATTTTCTGTATGGCGTTATTATTGGGAGTATCGTTGGACTTCTGTTTGGGATACCTTTTGGCAAGCTTGGTGGACATCTGGGGATCATGGAAGGCATTATCGCTGGTCCTATGGGCGGTATGATGGGTGCTATGCTGGGACAGATGGTACGTCCGTTTAGTATCGAAATATTTATCCCGTTCTTTACCCTTGTCTTTTTACTTACCGTCGTAGGTATTACCTATGCCGTCAATTGTCGGCTGAACATCCATAATGGAGGAGAGCATACACAACAGCATCGAAACGATATTCTTCCAAGGAAATTGCTTTTGCTGTGGTCATTCATAACGCTGTTCTTATTAATAGCGAGCATTGTTCTGCCGTTTTCACTAGAACCCAACAAAAAAACATCTCCAAGTGTTACTGACTTACTGGCAAAAACTTCGGAAAAGGACAATAACACTGGTCAATTGCCATCGTATCTCCAAGAGTTAATGAAAGAGGAGCGACAAGAGGCAATTATAAGGGGGGATTATCAAGAGATTGATCTTCGTATTGGTGCATCAAAATATTCGCCGAATGTTATTGTTGCAATAAAAGGAATTCCCTTAAAAATAAATCTGTATGCTGATGAAAATGCAGGCTGTACCAGAGAAATTGTCTTTCCTGACTTTAATGTCGATAAGATAGTTCCTGCTGGCGGGAAAGAATCTATAGAGATTATGCCACAGGAAGCAGGAGAGTTTCCCTTTCGGTGTTCGATGGATATGGTCAGAGGGAAATTAATAATACAATAA
- a CDS encoding sulfite exporter TauE/SafE family protein produces MAEIVLFMVVLLIGIVTGFFDSIVGAGGLISVPSLLFLGLPPQIAIATDRFGSLGQRCAALYQFWKTKKIVWKYVPLLSVIALGGALIGANLLLTIDPQLLETIIGILILAVLPFLFLRKDLGIKSIKPSTSKRIIGFIMYLGITIFSGFFGQGTGPMYVYVLTFFLGLTVVEVLATNIIPGMVLAVSSLILFASHDLINYTFGVILLIGMAIGGYIGSHAVLKKGDQWVKQLLVVFVIIFGIKLLLF; encoded by the coding sequence ATGGCAGAGATAGTGTTGTTCATGGTTGTTCTTCTCATAGGCATAGTAACAGGATTTTTCGATTCAATCGTTGGAGCCGGGGGTTTAATTTCTGTTCCCTCATTACTTTTTCTTGGCCTTCCTCCACAAATAGCGATAGCAACTGATAGATTTGGAAGCCTTGGTCAACGATGTGCTGCATTATACCAATTTTGGAAAACAAAAAAGATTGTCTGGAAATATGTACCACTCCTCTCAGTCATAGCCTTGGGAGGGGCTTTAATTGGTGCAAATCTGTTACTAACCATTGACCCACAACTTCTTGAAACGATTATTGGGATACTTATACTCGCGGTATTACCATTTCTTTTTTTAAGGAAAGATCTTGGTATAAAATCAATAAAACCAAGCACATCGAAGAGGATCATTGGCTTCATTATGTACTTGGGCATCACGATTTTCTCTGGATTCTTTGGTCAAGGAACTGGTCCCATGTACGTTTATGTGTTAACTTTTTTCCTTGGGCTTACCGTCGTAGAAGTACTTGCAACCAACATCATCCCGGGAATGGTACTGGCGGTATCATCACTAATACTCTTTGCATCGCATGATCTTATCAACTATACCTTCGGCGTAATATTACTTATCGGCATGGCTATTGGTGGGTATATTGGTTCTCATGCTGTGCTTAAAAAAGGTGATCAATGGGTGAAACAGTTACTGGTGGTATTCGTTATTATTTTTGGTATTAAACTGTTGTTATTTTAA
- a CDS encoding ATP-binding cassette domain-containing protein → MYAIVVKNITKKFNALVAVDNLSFSIKYGEIFGLLGPNGAGKTTTISMMATMLEPTSGTALVNGFDIIHDPANVRRSIGIVFQDQSLDEELTAYENMDFHGRLYRVPNRVREKKIHELLQLVELSERKESLVKTFSGGMRRRLEIARGLLHEPKVLFLDEPTLGLDPQTRNHLWEYIKRLNQEKNITIILTTHYMEEADKLCHTVAIIDKGEIKALDSPIALKNTIGGDVITLETPHADQMQSLVGSFSWVHEVKVHNGSVSITLESAEKHIAEIVNIANSNNLLIQTIAIHKPTLEDVFLHFTGKTIREEEATVKDHMRLTKKIWGR, encoded by the coding sequence ATGTATGCAATAGTGGTCAAAAATATAACAAAGAAGTTTAATGCATTAGTTGCTGTTGATAATCTCTCGTTTAGTATCAAGTACGGTGAGATTTTTGGTTTACTTGGTCCTAATGGGGCGGGTAAAACAACAACGATCTCAATGATGGCAACAATGCTCGAACCTACGTCGGGTACGGCTCTTGTGAACGGATTTGATATAATCCATGACCCAGCGAATGTAAGAAGATCAATTGGTATTGTCTTTCAAGATCAAAGCTTGGATGAGGAACTTACTGCATATGAAAACATGGATTTTCATGGGAGATTGTATCGTGTACCCAACAGAGTACGAGAGAAAAAAATACACGAACTTCTGCAACTTGTTGAACTCAGTGAAAGAAAAGAATCTCTCGTTAAAACGTTCTCCGGAGGAATGAGGCGGCGTTTAGAAATAGCAAGAGGATTGTTGCATGAACCAAAGGTTCTCTTTCTTGATGAACCTACCCTTGGATTAGATCCACAGACCAGAAATCATCTATGGGAGTACATCAAGCGATTGAATCAGGAGAAAAATATTACGATTATTCTCACCACCCACTATATGGAAGAGGCAGATAAGCTTTGTCATACGGTTGCAATCATCGACAAAGGAGAAATTAAAGCCCTCGATAGCCCTATTGCGCTCAAAAACACCATTGGCGGTGATGTTATTACTCTTGAAACACCTCATGCAGATCAGATGCAATCTCTGGTAGGTTCGTTTTCCTGGGTTCACGAAGTTAAGGTTCATAATGGTTCTGTGAGCATAACCCTAGAGAGCGCTGAGAAACATATCGCAGAGATTGTTAACATCGCAAACAGCAATAACCTTTTAATTCAAACAATAGCTATTCATAAGCCCACACTGGAGGATGTTTTTCTCCATTTTACCGGGAAGACTATTCGGGAGGAAGAGGCTACGGTAAAAGACCACATGCGGCTGACAAAAAAAATTTGGGGACGATAA
- a CDS encoding ABC transporter permease has translation MDIIYTIWLRNIKRYLRSKSRIIGSLGMPLVFLFILGFGLNAVITIPGFEQGYVGFIVPGIISMSVLFTSIFSGIQIIWDKQFGFLKETLVAPVSRFEIVLGQTLGGATASFIQGMIILIISLFIGLEDISMYGFLIAFGFMILIGLAFTALGIAIASKMEDMHGFHLIMNFMVFPLFGLSGAIFPLDSLPGVLKFLAMIDPLTYGVEGIRYGLLGSSSINPLLSFLVLGGFTLAMVIVGALFFRKIRI, from the coding sequence ATGGATATTATCTACACGATCTGGTTGAGAAACATCAAACGCTATCTTCGTTCTAAAAGTAGAATTATCGGCAGCTTAGGCATGCCATTGGTCTTTTTATTCATTCTTGGTTTTGGACTCAATGCAGTGATAACTATTCCTGGTTTTGAACAAGGGTATGTCGGATTTATTGTTCCAGGGATTATTTCGATGAGTGTTTTGTTCACCTCTATTTTTTCTGGGATCCAAATCATCTGGGATAAACAGTTTGGGTTTCTTAAGGAGACACTAGTTGCTCCTGTTTCTCGCTTTGAAATTGTTTTAGGTCAAACACTTGGTGGAGCAACAGCATCATTTATCCAAGGAATGATTATTCTCATCATTTCGCTCTTTATAGGTCTAGAAGATATCAGCATGTATGGATTTTTAATTGCTTTTGGATTTATGATCCTTATTGGACTTGCCTTTACCGCACTTGGCATTGCAATTGCATCAAAAATGGAGGACATGCATGGATTCCATCTGATTATGAACTTTATGGTCTTCCCACTCTTTGGGCTTTCCGGTGCCATCTTTCCTCTCGATAGCCTTCCTGGAGTGTTGAAATTCCTTGCCATGATAGATCCTTTAACCTATGGCGTTGAGGGAATACGGTATGGCCTCCTTGGTTCGTCTTCAATAAATCCATTGCTCAGCTTTCTTGTCCTCGGAGGATTTACTCTGGCGATGGTCATCGTTGGAGCTTTGTTCTTTAGAAAAATAAGGATATAA
- a CDS encoding TenA family protein produces MEQKQQPVRPFRKPVNVSQRLWNQNKDLAVACLHHPFVQGIQHGNLERAAFQRYIAQDAFYLQAFRKAYALALAKCSEEHAPLLYELMGGVLQELKLHHTYSQQWGINLKEVKPLPACQTYTDFLMRVAWQEEVGHIITAMAPCMCLYAWLGQEVAKTKVPSNPYQLWIDTYGSEAMQELKKKMEFLLDSLAQDSPEMRGLYRYAMQCELAFFQAPLG; encoded by the coding sequence ATGGAACAAAAACAACAACCAGTAAGGCCCTTTAGAAAGCCAGTAAACGTTTCTCAACGCTTATGGAACCAGAATAAGGATCTGGCTGTAGCATGCCTGCATCATCCCTTTGTCCAGGGGATACAACACGGAAATCTAGAACGAGCAGCATTTCAACGCTACATTGCACAGGATGCATTCTACCTACAAGCCTTTCGCAAAGCCTATGCCCTTGCTCTGGCAAAATGCAGTGAAGAACATGCACCCTTACTTTATGAACTTATGGGAGGAGTGCTTCAAGAATTAAAGCTCCACCATACCTACAGTCAACAATGGGGAATCAATCTCAAGGAGGTCAAACCTCTTCCGGCTTGCCAAACCTACACTGATTTTCTTATGCGCGTTGCCTGGCAAGAAGAGGTTGGGCATATTATTACAGCCATGGCTCCCTGCATGTGTCTGTATGCATGGCTGGGACAAGAAGTTGCAAAAACAAAAGTTCCTAGTAATCCCTATCAATTATGGATTGATACCTATGGAAGTGAAGCAATGCAGGAACTCAAGAAAAAGATGGAATTTCTGCTTGACAGCCTCGCACAAGACAGTCCTGAGATGAGAGGCCTGTATCGTTATGCCATGCAGTGTGAACTCGCCTTTTTCCAAGCACCATTGGGATAA
- the thiE gene encoding thiamine phosphate synthase translates to MRERLTKGTLYLVTESNLTKGRTNEEIVSAAIRGGVGIVQLREKEWDKKKYEEEANKLVKICHDHNVFFVVNDYPDIALRVGADGLHVGQEDMPLVNARAIAGQHIMIGKSTHSQEQALAAQAEGADYISIGPVFPTRKKPHPVGTNLIQTVRPFLKIPFVAIGGIKLHNLPEVLNAGTRNIAVISAIVEAEDVEEETRNFVRQIKNAD, encoded by the coding sequence ATGAGAGAACGTTTGACCAAGGGAACATTGTATCTGGTCACTGAATCAAATCTAACAAAAGGAAGAACGAATGAGGAGATCGTCAGTGCAGCAATTCGTGGTGGAGTGGGTATTGTGCAATTGCGAGAAAAAGAATGGGACAAAAAAAAGTACGAAGAGGAAGCAAACAAACTCGTGAAGATCTGTCATGACCATAACGTGTTCTTTGTGGTCAATGATTACCCTGACATTGCCCTGCGAGTTGGAGCAGACGGACTTCATGTAGGTCAAGAAGATATGCCTCTTGTAAACGCCAGAGCAATTGCCGGACAGCACATCATGATTGGAAAATCAACCCATTCTCAGGAACAAGCCCTTGCTGCCCAAGCAGAAGGTGCAGATTATATCAGCATTGGACCTGTTTTTCCGACACGAAAAAAGCCACATCCTGTAGGAACCAACCTCATCCAAACTGTTAGACCATTCCTCAAGATACCCTTTGTTGCTATCGGTGGCATTAAATTACATAATCTCCCTGAAGTTCTCAATGCAGGAACAAGGAACATAGCAGTTATCTCTGCGATAGTAGAAGCAGAGGATGTTGAAGAAGAAACAAGAAATTTTGTCAGGCAAATCAAGAATGCGGATTAG
- a CDS encoding thiazole synthase: MTLRIGSHTFASRLFVGTGKYSSFEVMRKALEASGTGCVTVAIRRVNLNNPQENLLQHLDLKRYVLLPNTAGCYTAEEAIRTARLAREVCQTPLIKLEVIGDQSTLMPDTQATLEATKVLVAEGFTVLAYTNDDIVVAKKLEQIGAAAVMPLAAPIGSGQGILNPLTISFIREQIQVPVIVDAGVGTASDVAVALELGVDGVLLNTGIALAKDPIKMALAMKHAAEAGRLAYEAGRMSKKYTGSASSPKQGMIV; the protein is encoded by the coding sequence ATGACCTTACGTATAGGTTCCCATACATTTGCATCACGATTGTTTGTAGGTACGGGAAAATACAGCTCATTCGAGGTAATGCGAAAGGCACTCGAAGCGTCTGGTACTGGATGTGTTACCGTGGCAATTCGACGAGTAAACCTTAATAATCCACAAGAAAACTTGCTCCAGCATCTTGATCTCAAGCGATATGTGCTTTTGCCAAATACTGCAGGATGTTACACTGCTGAAGAAGCTATTCGTACGGCACGACTCGCACGAGAAGTATGCCAAACCCCGCTCATTAAATTAGAAGTCATTGGCGATCAAAGCACCTTAATGCCAGATACACAAGCAACGCTTGAAGCAACAAAAGTCCTTGTTGCCGAAGGATTTACTGTCCTTGCCTACACGAATGATGATATTGTTGTTGCTAAAAAATTAGAGCAGATTGGAGCTGCTGCGGTCATGCCTTTGGCAGCTCCCATTGGTTCAGGTCAGGGAATTCTTAATCCGCTCACGATCAGTTTTATCCGTGAACAAATACAAGTTCCGGTTATTGTCGATGCAGGGGTAGGAACTGCTTCTGATGTAGCTGTTGCACTAGAGCTTGGTGTAGATGGTGTTTTACTTAATACAGGAATCGCTCTTGCCAAAGACCCGATAAAGATGGCACTTGCCATGAAGCATGCTGCAGAAGCTGGGAGACTAGCATACGAAGCAGGACGAATGTCCAAGAAATATACTGGCTCTGCAAGTAGCCCAAAACAAGGAATGATCGTATGA
- the thiS gene encoding sulfur carrier protein ThiS, whose protein sequence is MKLMINGEEKQLVVDTVATLLGQYKVEAKNVVVEINKIIVPREKFSEWKLHRGDTIEIVKMVGGG, encoded by the coding sequence ATGAAACTCATGATTAATGGAGAAGAAAAGCAATTGGTGGTTGATACGGTTGCAACATTATTAGGACAGTATAAGGTAGAAGCAAAAAATGTGGTTGTTGAGATCAATAAAATCATTGTACCTCGGGAAAAATTCTCCGAATGGAAACTTCATAGAGGAGATACTATTGAAATTGTCAAGATGGTAGGAGGTGGTTAG